One window of the Manihot esculenta cultivar AM560-2 chromosome 14, M.esculenta_v8, whole genome shotgun sequence genome contains the following:
- the LOC110599720 gene encoding hydroxyproline O-galactosyltransferase GALT6 — MKRGKSETRLDKFDMFVSLSRQRSIQILTGVGFLYIVLVTLEIPFVFNTGFSVVSQETLTYPSMLKSQEDLQGRDAPTRPLNWVSHNAAQPTQSQTTNRHFKMLSSLNFDPKTFDPTKKDGSVELHRAAKTAWEMGRKLWDGIESGKVQLLEVKKTQNLSESCPHSVYLSGLDFLKRGKVVELPCGLTLGSYVTVVGKPRAAHAENDPKISLAKDDGEPVMVSQFQMELQGLKIVEGEDPPRILHFNPRLKGDWSGKPVIEQNTCYRMQWGTSLRCEGWKSRADEETVDDQVKCEKWIRDDDDHSEESKATWWLSRLIGRTKKVSVDWPFPFVEDKLFVLTLSAGLEGYHVNVDGRHVTSFPYRTGYTLEDATGLSVNGDIDVHSIFAASLPTAHPSFAPQRHLEMTDRWRAPPLPQGSAELFIGILSAGNHFAERMAVRKSWMQHRLIKSSNVVARFFVALHSRKEVNFELKKEAEFFGDIVIVPYMDNYDLVVLKTVAICEYGVRTVHAKYIMKCDDDTFVRVDAVINEARKVPEDRSLYIGNVNYYHKPLRYGKWAVTYEEWPEEDYPPYANGPGYILSSDIAQFIVSEFEKHKLRLFKMEDVSMGMWVEQFNSSKPVEYVHSLKYCQFGCFEGYFTAHYQSPRQMICLWNKLHTLGRPLCCNMR, encoded by the exons ATGAAAAGGGGCAAATCGGAGACCAGATTGGATAAATTCGACATGTTTGTGTCTTTAAGCAGGCAAAGATCGATTCAAATCCTGACTGGCGTTGGTTTTTTGTATATAGTCCTTGTAACTCTAGAAATCCCTTTTGTGTTCAACACTGGTTTCAGTGTTGTCTCTCAAGAAACCCTCACTTACCCTTCTATGCTTAAAAGCCAAGAGGATTTGCAGGGTAGAGATGCTCCAACTCGACCCCTTAACTGGGTTTCTCATAACGCAGCCCAACCAACCCAGTCCCAAACTACCAACCGACATTTCAAAATGTTGTCAAGTTTGAATTTTGACCCCAAAACGTTTGATCCTACTAAAAAAGATGGATCCGTGGAGCTTCACAGGGCTGCTAAGACTGCTTGGGAGATGGGAAGGAAGCTTTGGGACGGGATAGAATCGGGTAAAGTTCAGCTTTTGGAAGTTAAAAAGACTCAGAACCTATCGGAATCCTGCCCGCATTCGGTTTATCTATCTGGGTTGGATTTTCTTAAGCGAGGGAAGGTGGTGGAGTTGCCATGTGGGCTGACTTTGGGGTCGTACGTAACGGTGGTGGGGAAGCCAAGAGCGGCCCATGCTGAGAACGACCCAAAGATATCGCTGGCGAAAGATGATGGCGAGCCGGTGATGGTGTCGCAGTTTCAAATGGAGTTGCAGGGATTGAAGATTGTGGAAGGCGAGGACCCGCCAAGGATTCTGCATTTCAATCCGAGGCTGAAGGGGGATTGGAGTGGGAAGCCGGTGATTGAGCAGAATACTTGTTATAGGATGCAGTGGGGGACTTCTTTGCGATGTGAAGGTTGGAAGTCCAGGGCTGATGAGGAGACAG TTGATGATCAAGTGAAGTGTGAGAAGTGGATCCGAGATGATGATGATCACTCAGAGGAGTCAAAGGCAACTTGGTGGTTAAGCCGGCTAATAGGCCGAACTAAAAAGGTGTCTGTTGACTGGCCATTTCCATTTGTAGAGGACAAACTGTTTGTTCTAACTCTTAGTGCTGGGTTGGAAGGTTATCATGTCAATGTTGATGGGAGGCATGTCACATCGTTTCCTTATCGTACT GGTTACACTCTTGAGGATGCCACAGGGCTATCTGTCAATGGCGATATTGACGTTCACTCTATATTTGCTGCTTCATTGCCCACAGCACACCCAAGTTTTGCTCCTCAGAGGCATTTAGAGATGACAGACAGATGGAGAGCACCACCTCTTCCTCAGGGGTCTGCAGAACTTTTTATTGGCATTCTTTCTGCAGGCAACCACTTTGCTGAGAGGATGGCTGTGAGGAAGTCTTGGATGCAGCACAGGCTCATTAAATCTTCAAATGTGGTAGCTCGTTTCTTTGTGGCACTG CATTCCCGGAAAGAAGTGAATTTCGAGTTAAAGAAAGAGGCAGAATTTTTTGGCGACATTGTTATTGTGCCTTACATGGATAACTATGATCTTGTCGTATTAAAAACTGTTGCGATCTGTGAATATGGG GTCCGCACTGTGCATGCAAAGTATATTATGAAGTGTGATGATGACACATTTGTTAGAGTGGACGCAGTCATCAATGAAGCGAGAAAAGTTCCTGAGGATAGGAGCTTGTACATTGGGAACGTAAATTACTACCATAAGCCTCTTAGATATGGCAAATGGGCAGTGACATATGAG GAGTGGCCAGAGGAAGATTATCCTCCTTATGCAAATGGGCCAGGCTACATTTTGTCTTCTGACATTGCCCAGTTCATTGTTTCTGAATTTGAGAAGCATAAATTAAGG TTGTTCAAGATGGAAGATGTGAGCATGGGAATGTGGGTGGAGCAATTTAACAGCTCGAAACCAGTGGAGTATGTACACAGCTTGAAGTACTGCCAGTTTGGATGCTTTGAAGGCTATTTCACAGCACATTATCAGTCCCCAAGGCAGATGATCTGCCTTTGGAATAAGTTACATACTCTGGGAAGGCCCCTGTGCTGCAATATGAGATGA